The DNA region TTGAAATTCTCAGGTTCTGATGCATCGCTCAGCATCTGCTGCCGACACAAAGACACCACTCCACGTACGCCAATACACATCCCCCATTGGAAGATGCCAACCACTTGTCTGCATCAAGTTAACAGAAACAAGTAGCATGATCTGGCCAAAGTGGCTATGCTATCTATAATCCATAGGACTCCCAGAGTCGTAGAGCCGAGTAGGACGCGTCATGCGTGAGAGTGGCAATGCATCATCCTGATTCCTGAGTTGCTGACCTGAAGAAGTAGGTTCTGACCACCTGGTCTGCAGCCCGAGCCATGCCGATGCCCAAGGAAGGCTGGCCCCGGCAGAGCATGGCAAAAGCGAGGGAGTCGAAGAAACGGACCAGCAGGACTTGGCGTGGGACAAAGCAAAGTCGAGGAGGaaaggccggccggccggtcatGTAGCAACAGCGAGAGGACTCAAGAAAAACGCATACTAGACACGGGCCGCAGGAGCAGACCAGATCTGTCCCAGCATCTCCCTGCACCGGCTTTCTCTCCTTTTGATGCCTGTCTCCTCTCCCCCTCCGCTTTTCCGCTTTACCTTTCGCCAGTTCGCCGAGCCAGTGGTAGGACTGCAAGTGGCGCCGCTGCCTCTCCTCCAGTCACCACCATGGCCAGTCATAGCAGGCGCGAGCGAAAAAGATACCAAGCTGCCAATGCTTGCAAAGAAGGCAACAATGTCGACGAGCGAGATACCAGCTTCTTTTCTGAACAAAGAACATGGCATGGCAGCTTCAGGGATTCATCCAACACTCTGGCAACAAGAAACGTTTCATCCGCAAGCGAAAAAGCAAGAATGCATCCAAATTCCTTTCATATTGAACTTTGACAAAGATGCACCAGTTCCTAAATCCATCTAGTGTATACTGCAGGTACAGGGCAGCATATGCATATACATGTACAGTGTCTGATCCCCACTCGGCAAAGATCATGCCGGCATTCATCAAGCAAGCATCCCAAGAAGCTAAAAATACTTGAGATTCTTGGTGGATGCGAGTGCAAAAAGGAATAAACAACAGCAAGGTTCGGGATGTGCTCCGCAATCATGGAGCCGGCACTTACGTTTTACAAAGTCCTCGAAAAGGCGAAGCTCTATAGTTTTAGCTCGCATCCTTTCAGCATTAGCATGCGTGTCGGCAGTGCTCCTTCCTCGGCGCCAATTATTCAGAAAACTGTGCGTCCGGTAAACCGCTCACCCTTTCCACTGTTCCAGGGCACGCTCGGGATCGGTGAAACGATCATACCCGGGGCTTCACCAATGGATCTCATGATGTAAAAAGTCAGTGGAGCTGAACAGTCACCGGTTAACTCTGTGCAAGTTTTTCCTACTGTTCTCTGATGAACACTCTGCGAATGAAGTCCTGGAACCTCCTCGAGTATAGCTTTGGGTCCACGGCAGAAATGCAGCCAGGGTTGACCTGGAAGGACTTGTAAGCATGCTCGAGCTTCTTGGTAATGTCGTAGTCTTGAAGAATGTCGATTATTCCAAAGAAGAGGTAGACATCCCGCGATCCTCCGCTTGGCGTGGTTATGAACAAGTGTCTTTCATTTAGGAGAAACTTGTCGAGGACTCTCTTTGACTTGCGCTCGGCCTGTGCGGGCATGTTCTTGCCTAACTGGACCAACGTTTTCCTGATAAGAGCAGACAGAGGTTACATTAGCGCAATGGAAAGTATTCGACAAGATTATGGAATGCGACAGCTACAGTTTCTGATATTTTAGCACGAAAAGTTAAAGGTTTCCTAAGAGTTCCTTTATAAGTGTTTGACTTAAAACAAACACACATGACCCCATGATGCTCCTTGTTTGTAGGCTACAAAGGGAGCAACAAAGTAGGATCATGATGGAACTTAAATTGCATTACTGAAAAACACAACATGAAAGTCAGTACTTTTCCATAGTGGAGAGTAGCAATCTTCAAAGTAAATGTAAGAGTCTGAACTACAGGTCAATTTAGAGAAACATGAATTTTCCAGTTATGGTGCCTAAATTATCAAAATAGTTTAACTGATGTAGCCACAGAAGAAACTAGTGGCTAGCTACACCTACACCTAAAAGTTAACAGGAGAAATTCGTAGCTTAATGAAATATAACAGATGCAATAAACAACTTCTGAAGGACAAAAGCGCCTGAAAAAGAGCAAACATATAACCCATTATTCTGGTTATCTATAGTTGTTTGTACTGATCATGCTGAGATTGATCGATCACTGGGTTTCGTACTTAACTACAACTAAGTTCCTCAAGATTGTTTTTCATTATTCGAAATAGTCCACACTGGTTGCAAAGAAACGAAATAACGCAAAAGCAGTACGTTACCGAGAGTCAACAATGAAATCTCTGTCCTTGCATCCAGATTCCATAAAGCAAAGCTCACAAACATCACCTCCACCTTCAAATGATTTTCTTTTGCCAGTGGATTCTGATCAGGCACATTGTCAAGTTGAGATCAAAACTGGTGACTATCAGCTTATGATCCAAAATATGTGCATGGCATGATTCAGAATATTCGAAGCTACACATGATCCATGCTACTTACTTGGCAAACCATTAAACTGGGGTACACCCATCTTAGACATTGAGAAATCATTACGAAAGTGAACTCCTAGCAGCAAGCTGTAGTCCATAATTCCTTGTGTCTCTAAGAATGTGCAGTCCATCTGAATTTGCCTGTGCAGTAATAAGAGCCAGATTTAGGATTGATTTCATAATTATCATGAATTCACAGCCAATGAGCTCAAGATAATCTAATGGGAAACTCACTTCATCAGCTCCTCGTACCAAAACTTCTGCAGGTGGAATGCATAATCGAGATCGAGGTCCTTTAGAGTAGTAGTTTCATCGATCTTCTGTTCTGCTTTGTCAATAGTCCGACCATGTGAGGAACCTTTCAAATCAAAACGCCGGTGGATCTTATACTCTGAGCAGCAAAAATTGCCCATTATAATGAACCGGACCTAGTTGTTTAGGTTGACATCATGTCATTATCGAGATCATTTGCATAGAGATGAAACAACAAATAGAAGAATTAAGTGAGTTATGTAACGTGAATATTGCTCACCTTGGGGCAGCCAGCTTGCTTAATGCAATGTGTGCCATAGAATCTTGTCAGTAAAGTGGACTTGTATCGACAAACATGTTCATAGTAACTCCGCAGCATCCTAATTAGAACCTGCAGACCAAGATTTTGAGTAAGCCGATGTTCATGTCACGAACTAAAATTAGTGCTGTAGTCTTTCTCGTAATAAGCTAAATTTGGGTTTTAAAGATgaccaaatctaacttccagaAAAAAGAAGGAGCATGTGTTGCTAAAAGAAGTATCAGAAAAGCTATTTTCCGTGTGTACAGCTGATTTTTTCAGAAATCATTTCAGACACAGAATTAAAGATGGCCAGCGTGGTAAGAACCAAGAAGTAACCAGTAAGCATGCGACTAGTTCATGAATGAATATTGTATTCAATCTAGTCATCACTAACGACTGACCTTCACTTCGGCCTTCTTCACGGTTTTAATCATGAATCGATCATCCTGTGTAACGAAGAAGCAGCTCCCGCTCTTGCCCGGGGACGCCAGCTCCCGGAGCGTGTCGCTGCCGCAGATGGCGAGCATGTAGTCCGCAGGATCCACCCCGAACAGCTTCCTTAGGTGCCTGGCATTGGCATCACTCGTCGGTCAAGCAATGCATCCACGCGCAGAAAAAAAAATTGCAGGTCTTATTCAAATGACCAAATTTATGGCCAGCAGAGCAACATGGCACCTGAATACCGCGGGGCAGTAGTCCTTCCATCGGAAATCCACCGAATGGTGCGGCGGCGTGAGCTTGGACCCCTCCGGCGGGAACCGCGTCCACACCTTCTCCCGCGGGTCGAAGTCTGATGGCGAGAGCTTCCTGAACGGCAGCGCCGACGACTTCCCCACCGAATAGCTATGTCACGAATACCAGAGCGACACTGAGACGCAGAGTATCCCGAGGAAACGTAGCAGCGGCGAGAGAGCATTGGTACCTTATGCCAAGCTGCAGGTTAAGCATGAGGCCGTAGCTCCGGTGGCCCTTGCAGATGGTCTCCCCGGGCCTCCTGGCCCCCgtcgccgccacctcctccgccacctgttgcgtcggcggcggcctgggccgggaaggcggcggcgtcaTCATCCGGCGGAAGagcggagccggcggcggcggcattgcCCTGGCGCTGCAGCTGCGCCGCAGCGGCGCGGCGACGATGTCGCAGGTGATGTccccggcctcgccgtcgcACTCCCAGATGCATATCCGCGGCGCCGGGCACTTGCCGTCCACGGACAGCCGCTTGCGCAGCGGCAAGTAGCTGCAGGACGCCTCGCCGTGGAGCTCCCCGCCGACGCGCCAGCCGGGGCCGGGGCCCGGGCCCGGCCCGTGGCCGCAGCGGTCGCCCTGCAGCAGCGAGGCG from Panicum hallii strain FIL2 chromosome 9, PHallii_v3.1, whole genome shotgun sequence includes:
- the LOC112876318 gene encoding phosphatidylinositol 4-phosphate 5-kinase 2-like isoform X1; the protein is MPPRAASLLQGDRCGHGPGPGPGPGWRVGGELHGEASCSYLPLRKRLSVDGKCPAPRICIWECDGEAGDITCDIVAAPLRRSCSARAMPPPPAPLFRRMMTPPPSRPRPPPTQQVAEEVAATGARRPGETICKGHRSYGLMLNLQLGISYSVGKSSALPFRKLSPSDFDPREKVWTRFPPEGSKLTPPHHSVDFRWKDYCPAVFRHLRKLFGVDPADYMLAICGSDTLRELASPGKSGSCFFVTQDDRFMIKTVKKAEVKVLIRMLRSYYEHVCRYKSTLLTRFYGTHCIKQAGCPKVRFIIMGNFCCSEYKIHRRFDLKGSSHGRTIDKAEQKIDETTTLKDLDLDYAFHLQKFWYEELMKQIQMDCTFLETQGIMDYSLLLGVHFRNDFSMSKMGVPQFNGLPKSTGKRKSFEGGGDVCELCFMESGCKDRDFIVDSRKTLVQLGKNMPAQAERKSKRVLDKFLLNERHLFITTPSGGSRDVYLFFGIIDILQDYDITKKLEHAYKSFQVNPGCISAVDPKLYSRRFQDFIRRVFIREQ
- the LOC112876318 gene encoding phosphatidylinositol 4-phosphate 5-kinase 2-like isoform X3 — translated: MPPRAASLLQGDRCGHGPGPGPGPGWRVGGELHGEASCSYLPLRKRLSVDGKCPAPRICIWECDGEAGDITCDIVAAPLRRSCSARAMPPPPAPLFRRMMTPPPSRPRPPPTQQVAEEVAATGARRPGETICKGHRSYGLMLNLQLGISYSVGKSSALPFRKLSPSDFDPREKVWTRFPPEGSKLTPPHHSVDFRWKDYCPAVFRHLRKLFGVDPADYMLAICGSDTLRELASPGKSGSCFFVTQDDRFMIKTVKKAEVKVLIRMLRSYYEHVCRYKSTLLTRFYGTHCIKQAGCPKVRFIIMGNFCCSEYKIHRRFDLKGSSHGRTIDKAEQKIDETTTLKDLDLDYAFHLQKFWYEELMKQIQMDCTFLETQGIMDYSLLLGVHFRNDFSMSKMGVPQFNGLPSGGDVCELCFMESGCKDRDFIVDSRKTLVQLGKNMPAQAERKSKRVLDKFLLNERHLFITTPSGGSRDVYLFFGIIDILQDYDITKKLEHAYKSFQVNPGCISAVDPKLYSRRFQDFIRRVFIREQ
- the LOC112876318 gene encoding phosphatidylinositol 4-phosphate 5-kinase 2-like isoform X2, translated to MPPRAASLLQGDRCGHGPGPGPGPGWRVGGELHGEASCSYLPLRKRLSVDGKCPAPRICIWECDGEAGDITCDIVAAPLRRSCSARAMPPPPAPLFRRMMTPPPSRPRPPPTQQVAEEVAATGARRPGETICKGHRSYGLMLNLQLGISYSVGKSSALPFRKLSPSDFDPREKVWTRFPPEGSKLTPPHHSVDFRWKDYCPAVFRHLRKLFGVDPADYMLAICGSDTLRELASPGKSGSCFFVTQDDRFMIKTVKKAEVKVLIRMLRSYYEHVCRYKSTLLTRFYGTHCIKQAGCPKVRFIIMGNFCCSEYKIHRRFDLKGSSHGRTIDKAEQKIDETTTLKDLDLDYAFHLQKFWQIQMDCTFLETQGIMDYSLLLGVHFRNDFSMSKMGVPQFNGLPKSTGKRKSFEGGGDVCELCFMESGCKDRDFIVDSRKTLVQLGKNMPAQAERKSKRVLDKFLLNERHLFITTPSGGSRDVYLFFGIIDILQDYDITKKLEHAYKSFQVNPGCISAVDPKLYSRRFQDFIRRVFIREQ